In a single window of the Prionailurus viverrinus isolate Anna chromosome D3, UM_Priviv_1.0, whole genome shotgun sequence genome:
- the LOC125148764 gene encoding sphingomyelin phosphodiesterase 4 isoform X6: protein MTTFRRRAAEWRSPFLRRATLWVPQWFPKVAVFNVPQEAAMAFPHLQQPSFLLASLKADSVNKPFAQRCQDLVKVIEDFPAKGPVKASIQERVLPDSPLYHNKVQFPPTGGLGLNLALNPFEYYMFFFALSLITQKPLPGTLHIRTSDCAYFILVDRYLSWFLPTEGSVLPALSSSPGGPNPSPAPRTPTMPFASYGLHHTSLLKRHISHQTSVNADPASHEIWRSETLLQVFVEMWLHHYSLEMYQKMQSPHAKESFTPTEEHVLVVRLLLKHLHAFSNSLKPEQVSPSTHSHATSPLEEFKRAAVPRFVQQKLYLFLQHCFGHWPLDASFRAVLEMWLSYLQPWRYAPEKQAQSSDCQARCVSERWAPFVQENLLMYTKLFVGFLSRALRTDLVSPKNALMVFRVAKVFAQPNLAEMIQKGEQLFLEPELVIPHRQHRLFTAPTFTGSFLSSWPPAVTDASFKVKSHVYSLEGQDCKYTPMFGPEVRTLVLRLAQLITQAKQTAKSISDQCGESTAGRPFLSWLGFCSTDTNGSYAANDLDEMGQDSVRKTDEYLEKALEYLCQMFRLSEAQLTQLTLALGTTQDENGKKQLPDCVVGEDGLILTPLGRYQIINGLRRFDIEYQGDSELQPIRSYEIASLVRVLFRLSSAINRRFAGPMAALCSRADFLGSFCRYHLTEPGLADRHLLSPVARGCAARRPRGPRLSLRFLGSYRTLLSLLLAFFVASLFCIGPLPCALLLVLGYLLYAVAMTLLTERSKLHHL from the exons ATGACGACATTTCGGCGCCGGGCAGCCGAATGGCGGTCTCCGTTCCTTAGGCGGGCGACTTTATGGGTCCCACAG TGGTTTCCTAAGGTGGCCGTTTTCAACGTTCCCCAGGAGGCTGCTATGGCGTTCCCTCACCTGCAGCAGCCCAGCTTCCTCCTG GCTAGCCTGAAAGCTGACTCTGTAAATAAGCCTTTTGCACAGCGGTGCCAAGACTTGGTTAAAGTCATTGAGGATTTTCCAGCAAAG GGCCCCGTGAAGGCATCCATCCAGGAGCGCGTGCTCCCCGACAGCCCCCTGTACCACAACAAGGTCCAGTTCCCCCCGACGGGGGGCCTCGGCCTGAACCTGGCCCTCA ATCCGTTCGAGTACTACATGTTCTTCTTTGCGTTGAGCCTCATCACTCAAAAG CCACTCCCTGGGACTCTCCACATACGAACTTCAGACTGTGCCTATTTCATCCTCGTGGACAGATACCTGTCATGGTTCCTGCCCACAGAAGGCAGTGTGCTCCCCGCACTCTCCTCCAGTCCTGGGGGGCCCAACCCCTCACCTGCTCCCAG aaCACCAACCATGCCCTTCGCTTCTTATGGCCTCCACCACACCAGCCTCCTAAAGCGACACATCTCTCATCAGACATCTGTGAATGCAGACCCTGCCTCCCATGAGATCTGGAGGTCAGAAACTCTGCTTCAG GTTTTTGTTGAAATGTGGCTTCATCATTATTCCTTGGAGATGTACCAGAAAATGCAGTCCCCTCACGCCAAG GAGTCGTTCACACCCACGGAGGAGCACGTGTTGGTGGTGCGCCTGCTGCTAAAGCATCTGCACGCCTTTTCCAACAGCCTGAAGCCTGAGCAGgtctctccctccacccactcTCACGCCACCAGTCCCCTGGAGGAGTTCAAACG ggcCGCCGTCCCGAGGTTTGTCCAGCAGAAACTCTACCTTTTCCTGCAGCACTGCTTTGGCCACTGGCCCCTGGATGCGTCCTTCAGAGCC GTCCTGGAGATGTGGCTGAGCTACCTACAGCCCTGGAGGTATGCACCTGAGAAGCAGGCTCAGAGCAGCGACTGCCAGGCCCGGTGTGTGTCGGAGAGATG GGCACCCTTTGTGCAGGAGAATCTGCTGATGTACACCAAGCTTTTTGTGGGCTTCCTGAGCCGCGCGCTCCGCACCGACCTGGTCAGCCCCAAGAACGCGCTCATGGTATTCCGAGTGGCCAAAGTCTTTGCCCAGCCCAACCTGGCTGAAATGATCCAGAAAG GGGAACAGCTGTTCCTGGAGCCAGAACTCGTCATCCCACACCGCCAGCACCGACTCTTCACAGCTCCCACTTTCACCGGCAGCTTCCTGTCCTCGTGGCCCCCAGCCGTCACAGACGCCTCCTTCAAGGTGAAGAGCCACGTTTACAGCCTGGAGGGCCAGGACTGCAAGTACACCCCAATGTTTGGGCCCGAGGTGCGGACGCTG GTCTTGCGCCTGGCTCAGCTCATCACGCAGGCCAAGCAGACTGCCAAGTCCATCTCTGACCAGTGCGGGGAGAGCACGGCCGGCCGCCCCTTTCTGTCGTGGCTGGGCTTCTGCTCCACAGACACGAACGGCTCCTACGCAGCCAACGACCTGGACGAGATGGGGCAGGACAGTGTCCGCAAGACAGACGAGTACCTGGAGAAGGCCCTGGAGTACCTGTGCCAGATGTTCCGA CTCAGCGAGGCTCAGCTCACCCAGCTCACGCTTGCCTTGGGGACAACTCAAGATGAGAATGGGAAGAAGCAGCTCCCAGACTGCGTCGTGGGGGAGGACGGGCTCATCCTCACGCCCCTGGGCCGGTACCAG ATCATCAATGGGCTGCGAAGGTTTGACATCGAGTACCAGGGTGACTCAGAGCTGCAGCCCATCCGGAGCTATGAGATCGCCAGCCTGGTCCGCGTGCTCTTCCGGCTGTCCTCCGCCATCAACCGCAGG tTTGCAGGCCCGATGGCAGCCCTGTGTTCCCGTGCCGACTTCCTCGGCAGCTTTTGTCGGTACCACCTCACGGAGCCCGGGCTGGCAGACAGGCACCTGCTGAGCCCGGTGGCACGAGGGTGTGCGGCCCGCCGTCCCCGGGGCCCTAGGCTCAGCCTGCGCTTCCTGGGCAGCTACCGGACGCTGCTCTCGCTGCTTCTGGCCTTCTTCGTGGCCTCCCTGTTCTGTATTGGGCCCCTCCCTTGCGCCCTGCTCCTCGTGCTGGGCTACCTCCTCTACGCTGTGGCCATGACGCTGCTCACCGAGCGCAGCAAGCTGCACCATCTCTGA
- the LOC125148764 gene encoding sphingomyelin phosphodiesterase 4 isoform X5: MTTFRRRAAEWRSPFLRRATLWVPQWFPKVAVFNVPQEAAMAFPHLQQPSFLLASLKADSVNKPFAQRCQDLVKVIEDFPAKGPVKASIQERVLPDSPLYHNKVQFPPTGGLGLNLALNPFEYYMFFFALSLITQKPLPGTLHIRTSDCAYFILVDRYLSWFLPTEGSVLPALSSSPGGPNPSPAPRTPTMPFASYGLHHTSLLKRHISHQTSVNADPASHEIWRSETLLQVFVEMWLHHYSLEMYQKMQSPHAKLEVLHYRLSVSSALHSPAQPSLQALHAYQESFTPTEEHVLVVRLLLKHLHAFSNSLKPEQVSPSTHSHATSPLEEFKRAAVPRFVQQKLYLFLQHCFGHWPLDASFRAVLEMWLSYLQPWRYAPEKQAQSSDCQARCVSERWAPFVQENLLMYTKLFVGFLSRALRTDLVSPKNALMVFRVAKVFAQPNLAEMIQKGEQLFLEPELVIPHRQHRLFTAPTFTGSFLSSWPPAVTDASFKVKSHVYSLEGQDCKYTPMFGPEVRTLVLRLAQLITQAKQTAKSISDQCGESTAGRPFLSWLGFCSTDTNGSYAANDLDEMGQDSVRKTDEYLEKALEYLCQMFRLSEAQLTQLTLALGTTQDENGKKQLPDCVVGEDGLILTPLGRYQIINGLRRFDIEYQGDSELQPIRSYEIASLVRVLFRLSSAINRRFAGPMAALCSRADFLGSFCRYHLTEPGLADRHLLSPVARGCAARRPRGPRLSLRFLGSYRTLLSLLLAFFVASLFCIGPLPCALLLVLGYLLYAVAMTLLTERSKLHHL, encoded by the exons ATGACGACATTTCGGCGCCGGGCAGCCGAATGGCGGTCTCCGTTCCTTAGGCGGGCGACTTTATGGGTCCCACAG TGGTTTCCTAAGGTGGCCGTTTTCAACGTTCCCCAGGAGGCTGCTATGGCGTTCCCTCACCTGCAGCAGCCCAGCTTCCTCCTG GCTAGCCTGAAAGCTGACTCTGTAAATAAGCCTTTTGCACAGCGGTGCCAAGACTTGGTTAAAGTCATTGAGGATTTTCCAGCAAAG GGCCCCGTGAAGGCATCCATCCAGGAGCGCGTGCTCCCCGACAGCCCCCTGTACCACAACAAGGTCCAGTTCCCCCCGACGGGGGGCCTCGGCCTGAACCTGGCCCTCA ATCCGTTCGAGTACTACATGTTCTTCTTTGCGTTGAGCCTCATCACTCAAAAG CCACTCCCTGGGACTCTCCACATACGAACTTCAGACTGTGCCTATTTCATCCTCGTGGACAGATACCTGTCATGGTTCCTGCCCACAGAAGGCAGTGTGCTCCCCGCACTCTCCTCCAGTCCTGGGGGGCCCAACCCCTCACCTGCTCCCAG aaCACCAACCATGCCCTTCGCTTCTTATGGCCTCCACCACACCAGCCTCCTAAAGCGACACATCTCTCATCAGACATCTGTGAATGCAGACCCTGCCTCCCATGAGATCTGGAGGTCAGAAACTCTGCTTCAG GTTTTTGTTGAAATGTGGCTTCATCATTATTCCTTGGAGATGTACCAGAAAATGCAGTCCCCTCACGCCAAG CTGGAGGTTCTGCACTACCGACTCAGTGTCTCCAGCGCCCTCCACAGCCCTGCCCaacccagcctccaggccctccACGCCTACCAA GAGTCGTTCACACCCACGGAGGAGCACGTGTTGGTGGTGCGCCTGCTGCTAAAGCATCTGCACGCCTTTTCCAACAGCCTGAAGCCTGAGCAGgtctctccctccacccactcTCACGCCACCAGTCCCCTGGAGGAGTTCAAACG ggcCGCCGTCCCGAGGTTTGTCCAGCAGAAACTCTACCTTTTCCTGCAGCACTGCTTTGGCCACTGGCCCCTGGATGCGTCCTTCAGAGCC GTCCTGGAGATGTGGCTGAGCTACCTACAGCCCTGGAGGTATGCACCTGAGAAGCAGGCTCAGAGCAGCGACTGCCAGGCCCGGTGTGTGTCGGAGAGATG GGCACCCTTTGTGCAGGAGAATCTGCTGATGTACACCAAGCTTTTTGTGGGCTTCCTGAGCCGCGCGCTCCGCACCGACCTGGTCAGCCCCAAGAACGCGCTCATGGTATTCCGAGTGGCCAAAGTCTTTGCCCAGCCCAACCTGGCTGAAATGATCCAGAAAG GGGAACAGCTGTTCCTGGAGCCAGAACTCGTCATCCCACACCGCCAGCACCGACTCTTCACAGCTCCCACTTTCACCGGCAGCTTCCTGTCCTCGTGGCCCCCAGCCGTCACAGACGCCTCCTTCAAGGTGAAGAGCCACGTTTACAGCCTGGAGGGCCAGGACTGCAAGTACACCCCAATGTTTGGGCCCGAGGTGCGGACGCTG GTCTTGCGCCTGGCTCAGCTCATCACGCAGGCCAAGCAGACTGCCAAGTCCATCTCTGACCAGTGCGGGGAGAGCACGGCCGGCCGCCCCTTTCTGTCGTGGCTGGGCTTCTGCTCCACAGACACGAACGGCTCCTACGCAGCCAACGACCTGGACGAGATGGGGCAGGACAGTGTCCGCAAGACAGACGAGTACCTGGAGAAGGCCCTGGAGTACCTGTGCCAGATGTTCCGA CTCAGCGAGGCTCAGCTCACCCAGCTCACGCTTGCCTTGGGGACAACTCAAGATGAGAATGGGAAGAAGCAGCTCCCAGACTGCGTCGTGGGGGAGGACGGGCTCATCCTCACGCCCCTGGGCCGGTACCAG ATCATCAATGGGCTGCGAAGGTTTGACATCGAGTACCAGGGTGACTCAGAGCTGCAGCCCATCCGGAGCTATGAGATCGCCAGCCTGGTCCGCGTGCTCTTCCGGCTGTCCTCCGCCATCAACCGCAGG tTTGCAGGCCCGATGGCAGCCCTGTGTTCCCGTGCCGACTTCCTCGGCAGCTTTTGTCGGTACCACCTCACGGAGCCCGGGCTGGCAGACAGGCACCTGCTGAGCCCGGTGGCACGAGGGTGTGCGGCCCGCCGTCCCCGGGGCCCTAGGCTCAGCCTGCGCTTCCTGGGCAGCTACCGGACGCTGCTCTCGCTGCTTCTGGCCTTCTTCGTGGCCTCCCTGTTCTGTATTGGGCCCCTCCCTTGCGCCCTGCTCCTCGTGCTGGGCTACCTCCTCTACGCTGTGGCCATGACGCTGCTCACCGAGCGCAGCAAGCTGCACCATCTCTGA
- the LOC125148764 gene encoding sphingomyelin phosphodiesterase 4 isoform X3, with amino-acid sequence MTTFRRRAAEWRSPFLRRATLWVPQWFPKVAVFNVPQEAAMAFPHLQQPSFLLASLKADSVNKPFAQRCQDLVKVIEDFPAKELHAIFPWLVESIFGSLDGVLVGWNLRCLQGRVSPVEYSIAMEFLDPGGPMMKLVYKLQAEDYKFDFPVSYLPGPVKASIQERVLPDSPLYHNKVQFPPTGGLGLNLALNPFEYYMFFFALSLITQKPLPGTLHIRTSDCAYFILVDRYLSWFLPTEGSVLPALSSSPGGPNPSPAPRTPTMPFASYGLHHTSLLKRHISHQTSVNADPASHEIWRSETLLQVFVEMWLHHYSLEMYQKMQSPHAKESFTPTEEHVLVVRLLLKHLHAFSNSLKPEQVSPSTHSHATSPLEEFKRAAVPRFVQQKLYLFLQHCFGHWPLDASFRAVLEMWLSYLQPWRYAPEKQAQSSDCQARCVSERWAPFVQENLLMYTKLFVGFLSRALRTDLVSPKNALMVFRVAKVFAQPNLAEMIQKGEQLFLEPELVIPHRQHRLFTAPTFTGSFLSSWPPAVTDASFKVKSHVYSLEGQDCKYTPMFGPEVRTLVLRLAQLITQAKQTAKSISDQCGESTAGRPFLSWLGFCSTDTNGSYAANDLDEMGQDSVRKTDEYLEKALEYLCQMFRLSEAQLTQLTLALGTTQDENGKKQLPDCVVGEDGLILTPLGRYQIINGLRRFDIEYQGDSELQPIRSYEIASLVRVLFRLSSAINRRFAGPMAALCSRADFLGSFCRYHLTEPGLADRHLLSPVARGCAARRPRGPRLSLRFLGSYRTLLSLLLAFFVASLFCIGPLPCALLLVLGYLLYAVAMTLLTERSKLHHL; translated from the exons ATGACGACATTTCGGCGCCGGGCAGCCGAATGGCGGTCTCCGTTCCTTAGGCGGGCGACTTTATGGGTCCCACAG TGGTTTCCTAAGGTGGCCGTTTTCAACGTTCCCCAGGAGGCTGCTATGGCGTTCCCTCACCTGCAGCAGCCCAGCTTCCTCCTG GCTAGCCTGAAAGCTGACTCTGTAAATAAGCCTTTTGCACAGCGGTGCCAAGACTTGGTTAAAGTCATTGAGGATTTTCCAGCAAAG GAGCTGCACGCCATCTTCCCGTGGCTGGTAGAGAGCATTTTCGGCAGCCTGGACGGTGTCCTCGTTGGCTGGAACCTCCGCTGCTTACAGGGGCGAGTGAGCCCTGTGGAGTACAGCATTGCAATGGAGTTTCTAGACCCCGG TGGCCCAATGATGAAGTTGGTTTATAAGCTCCAGGCGGAAGACTATAAGTTTGACTTTCCGGTTTCCTACCTGCCT GGCCCCGTGAAGGCATCCATCCAGGAGCGCGTGCTCCCCGACAGCCCCCTGTACCACAACAAGGTCCAGTTCCCCCCGACGGGGGGCCTCGGCCTGAACCTGGCCCTCA ATCCGTTCGAGTACTACATGTTCTTCTTTGCGTTGAGCCTCATCACTCAAAAG CCACTCCCTGGGACTCTCCACATACGAACTTCAGACTGTGCCTATTTCATCCTCGTGGACAGATACCTGTCATGGTTCCTGCCCACAGAAGGCAGTGTGCTCCCCGCACTCTCCTCCAGTCCTGGGGGGCCCAACCCCTCACCTGCTCCCAG aaCACCAACCATGCCCTTCGCTTCTTATGGCCTCCACCACACCAGCCTCCTAAAGCGACACATCTCTCATCAGACATCTGTGAATGCAGACCCTGCCTCCCATGAGATCTGGAGGTCAGAAACTCTGCTTCAG GTTTTTGTTGAAATGTGGCTTCATCATTATTCCTTGGAGATGTACCAGAAAATGCAGTCCCCTCACGCCAAG GAGTCGTTCACACCCACGGAGGAGCACGTGTTGGTGGTGCGCCTGCTGCTAAAGCATCTGCACGCCTTTTCCAACAGCCTGAAGCCTGAGCAGgtctctccctccacccactcTCACGCCACCAGTCCCCTGGAGGAGTTCAAACG ggcCGCCGTCCCGAGGTTTGTCCAGCAGAAACTCTACCTTTTCCTGCAGCACTGCTTTGGCCACTGGCCCCTGGATGCGTCCTTCAGAGCC GTCCTGGAGATGTGGCTGAGCTACCTACAGCCCTGGAGGTATGCACCTGAGAAGCAGGCTCAGAGCAGCGACTGCCAGGCCCGGTGTGTGTCGGAGAGATG GGCACCCTTTGTGCAGGAGAATCTGCTGATGTACACCAAGCTTTTTGTGGGCTTCCTGAGCCGCGCGCTCCGCACCGACCTGGTCAGCCCCAAGAACGCGCTCATGGTATTCCGAGTGGCCAAAGTCTTTGCCCAGCCCAACCTGGCTGAAATGATCCAGAAAG GGGAACAGCTGTTCCTGGAGCCAGAACTCGTCATCCCACACCGCCAGCACCGACTCTTCACAGCTCCCACTTTCACCGGCAGCTTCCTGTCCTCGTGGCCCCCAGCCGTCACAGACGCCTCCTTCAAGGTGAAGAGCCACGTTTACAGCCTGGAGGGCCAGGACTGCAAGTACACCCCAATGTTTGGGCCCGAGGTGCGGACGCTG GTCTTGCGCCTGGCTCAGCTCATCACGCAGGCCAAGCAGACTGCCAAGTCCATCTCTGACCAGTGCGGGGAGAGCACGGCCGGCCGCCCCTTTCTGTCGTGGCTGGGCTTCTGCTCCACAGACACGAACGGCTCCTACGCAGCCAACGACCTGGACGAGATGGGGCAGGACAGTGTCCGCAAGACAGACGAGTACCTGGAGAAGGCCCTGGAGTACCTGTGCCAGATGTTCCGA CTCAGCGAGGCTCAGCTCACCCAGCTCACGCTTGCCTTGGGGACAACTCAAGATGAGAATGGGAAGAAGCAGCTCCCAGACTGCGTCGTGGGGGAGGACGGGCTCATCCTCACGCCCCTGGGCCGGTACCAG ATCATCAATGGGCTGCGAAGGTTTGACATCGAGTACCAGGGTGACTCAGAGCTGCAGCCCATCCGGAGCTATGAGATCGCCAGCCTGGTCCGCGTGCTCTTCCGGCTGTCCTCCGCCATCAACCGCAGG tTTGCAGGCCCGATGGCAGCCCTGTGTTCCCGTGCCGACTTCCTCGGCAGCTTTTGTCGGTACCACCTCACGGAGCCCGGGCTGGCAGACAGGCACCTGCTGAGCCCGGTGGCACGAGGGTGTGCGGCCCGCCGTCCCCGGGGCCCTAGGCTCAGCCTGCGCTTCCTGGGCAGCTACCGGACGCTGCTCTCGCTGCTTCTGGCCTTCTTCGTGGCCTCCCTGTTCTGTATTGGGCCCCTCCCTTGCGCCCTGCTCCTCGTGCTGGGCTACCTCCTCTACGCTGTGGCCATGACGCTGCTCACCGAGCGCAGCAAGCTGCACCATCTCTGA
- the LOC125148764 gene encoding sphingomyelin phosphodiesterase 4 isoform X1 produces MTTFRRRAAEWRSPFLRRATLWVPQWFPKVAVFNVPQEAAMAFPHLQQPSFLLASLKADSVNKPFAQRCQDLVKVIEDFPAKELHAIFPWLVESIFGSLDGVLVGWNLRCLQGRVSPVEYSIAMEFLDPGGPMMKLVYKLQAEDYKFDFPVSYLPGPVKASIQERVLPDSPLYHNKVQFPPTGGLGLNLALNPFEYYMFFFALSLITQKPLPGTLHIRTSDCAYFILVDRYLSWFLPTEGSVLPALSSSPGGPNPSPAPRTPTMPFASYGLHHTSLLKRHISHQTSVNADPASHEIWRSETLLQVFVEMWLHHYSLEMYQKMQSPHAKLEVLHYRLSVSSALHSPAQPSLQALHAYQESFTPTEEHVLVVRLLLKHLHAFSNSLKPEQVSPSTHSHATSPLEEFKRAAVPRFVQQKLYLFLQHCFGHWPLDASFRAVLEMWLSYLQPWRYAPEKQAQSSDCQARCVSERWAPFVQENLLMYTKLFVGFLSRALRTDLVSPKNALMVFRVAKVFAQPNLAEMIQKGEQLFLEPELVIPHRQHRLFTAPTFTGSFLSSWPPAVTDASFKVKSHVYSLEGQDCKYTPMFGPEVRTLVLRLAQLITQAKQTAKSISDQCGESTAGRPFLSWLGFCSTDTNGSYAANDLDEMGQDSVRKTDEYLEKALEYLCQMFRLSEAQLTQLTLALGTTQDENGKKQLPDCVVGEDGLILTPLGRYQIINGLRRFDIEYQGDSELQPIRSYEIASLVRVLFRLSSAINRRFAGPMAALCSRADFLGSFCRYHLTEPGLADRHLLSPVARGCAARRPRGPRLSLRFLGSYRTLLSLLLAFFVASLFCIGPLPCALLLVLGYLLYAVAMTLLTERSKLHHL; encoded by the exons ATGACGACATTTCGGCGCCGGGCAGCCGAATGGCGGTCTCCGTTCCTTAGGCGGGCGACTTTATGGGTCCCACAG TGGTTTCCTAAGGTGGCCGTTTTCAACGTTCCCCAGGAGGCTGCTATGGCGTTCCCTCACCTGCAGCAGCCCAGCTTCCTCCTG GCTAGCCTGAAAGCTGACTCTGTAAATAAGCCTTTTGCACAGCGGTGCCAAGACTTGGTTAAAGTCATTGAGGATTTTCCAGCAAAG GAGCTGCACGCCATCTTCCCGTGGCTGGTAGAGAGCATTTTCGGCAGCCTGGACGGTGTCCTCGTTGGCTGGAACCTCCGCTGCTTACAGGGGCGAGTGAGCCCTGTGGAGTACAGCATTGCAATGGAGTTTCTAGACCCCGG TGGCCCAATGATGAAGTTGGTTTATAAGCTCCAGGCGGAAGACTATAAGTTTGACTTTCCGGTTTCCTACCTGCCT GGCCCCGTGAAGGCATCCATCCAGGAGCGCGTGCTCCCCGACAGCCCCCTGTACCACAACAAGGTCCAGTTCCCCCCGACGGGGGGCCTCGGCCTGAACCTGGCCCTCA ATCCGTTCGAGTACTACATGTTCTTCTTTGCGTTGAGCCTCATCACTCAAAAG CCACTCCCTGGGACTCTCCACATACGAACTTCAGACTGTGCCTATTTCATCCTCGTGGACAGATACCTGTCATGGTTCCTGCCCACAGAAGGCAGTGTGCTCCCCGCACTCTCCTCCAGTCCTGGGGGGCCCAACCCCTCACCTGCTCCCAG aaCACCAACCATGCCCTTCGCTTCTTATGGCCTCCACCACACCAGCCTCCTAAAGCGACACATCTCTCATCAGACATCTGTGAATGCAGACCCTGCCTCCCATGAGATCTGGAGGTCAGAAACTCTGCTTCAG GTTTTTGTTGAAATGTGGCTTCATCATTATTCCTTGGAGATGTACCAGAAAATGCAGTCCCCTCACGCCAAG CTGGAGGTTCTGCACTACCGACTCAGTGTCTCCAGCGCCCTCCACAGCCCTGCCCaacccagcctccaggccctccACGCCTACCAA GAGTCGTTCACACCCACGGAGGAGCACGTGTTGGTGGTGCGCCTGCTGCTAAAGCATCTGCACGCCTTTTCCAACAGCCTGAAGCCTGAGCAGgtctctccctccacccactcTCACGCCACCAGTCCCCTGGAGGAGTTCAAACG ggcCGCCGTCCCGAGGTTTGTCCAGCAGAAACTCTACCTTTTCCTGCAGCACTGCTTTGGCCACTGGCCCCTGGATGCGTCCTTCAGAGCC GTCCTGGAGATGTGGCTGAGCTACCTACAGCCCTGGAGGTATGCACCTGAGAAGCAGGCTCAGAGCAGCGACTGCCAGGCCCGGTGTGTGTCGGAGAGATG GGCACCCTTTGTGCAGGAGAATCTGCTGATGTACACCAAGCTTTTTGTGGGCTTCCTGAGCCGCGCGCTCCGCACCGACCTGGTCAGCCCCAAGAACGCGCTCATGGTATTCCGAGTGGCCAAAGTCTTTGCCCAGCCCAACCTGGCTGAAATGATCCAGAAAG GGGAACAGCTGTTCCTGGAGCCAGAACTCGTCATCCCACACCGCCAGCACCGACTCTTCACAGCTCCCACTTTCACCGGCAGCTTCCTGTCCTCGTGGCCCCCAGCCGTCACAGACGCCTCCTTCAAGGTGAAGAGCCACGTTTACAGCCTGGAGGGCCAGGACTGCAAGTACACCCCAATGTTTGGGCCCGAGGTGCGGACGCTG GTCTTGCGCCTGGCTCAGCTCATCACGCAGGCCAAGCAGACTGCCAAGTCCATCTCTGACCAGTGCGGGGAGAGCACGGCCGGCCGCCCCTTTCTGTCGTGGCTGGGCTTCTGCTCCACAGACACGAACGGCTCCTACGCAGCCAACGACCTGGACGAGATGGGGCAGGACAGTGTCCGCAAGACAGACGAGTACCTGGAGAAGGCCCTGGAGTACCTGTGCCAGATGTTCCGA CTCAGCGAGGCTCAGCTCACCCAGCTCACGCTTGCCTTGGGGACAACTCAAGATGAGAATGGGAAGAAGCAGCTCCCAGACTGCGTCGTGGGGGAGGACGGGCTCATCCTCACGCCCCTGGGCCGGTACCAG ATCATCAATGGGCTGCGAAGGTTTGACATCGAGTACCAGGGTGACTCAGAGCTGCAGCCCATCCGGAGCTATGAGATCGCCAGCCTGGTCCGCGTGCTCTTCCGGCTGTCCTCCGCCATCAACCGCAGG tTTGCAGGCCCGATGGCAGCCCTGTGTTCCCGTGCCGACTTCCTCGGCAGCTTTTGTCGGTACCACCTCACGGAGCCCGGGCTGGCAGACAGGCACCTGCTGAGCCCGGTGGCACGAGGGTGTGCGGCCCGCCGTCCCCGGGGCCCTAGGCTCAGCCTGCGCTTCCTGGGCAGCTACCGGACGCTGCTCTCGCTGCTTCTGGCCTTCTTCGTGGCCTCCCTGTTCTGTATTGGGCCCCTCCCTTGCGCCCTGCTCCTCGTGCTGGGCTACCTCCTCTACGCTGTGGCCATGACGCTGCTCACCGAGCGCAGCAAGCTGCACCATCTCTGA